A stretch of DNA from Cryptomeria japonica chromosome 4, Sugi_1.0, whole genome shotgun sequence:
CCTCAGTGACTCTaaagtgacacttttttggatttagagagATACCATATTCTAGTGCTCTGATGAAAATCATTTCTAGATCATTACAGTGGTTTTCCGCTTTTTTGGAGTATGCTATCAAATCATCCTAGTATacaattagaatgtaatcaatgaggAGTTCAAAGGCTACATcaatggccctttgaaaagtagctccatctttggtaagtccaaatgacatcttggcatacacatatgtgccccatggtgtagtgaaagttgttttgtattttttttattccttgaccttcacttggttgtaaccagagaacccatccatcatagaaagtaGCTCATTTGTTACTTTCTGCAACAAAGCTTCCATGTTAGACagagcataattatcttttaaagatgatatatttaagtttctaaagtctacacataatcttatatcaccattcttctttctaacaggcaccaagtttgacacccatgtggaatgccttataggctctataatcccttcattcctcatcttcatcaattattccttcattttgggagccaatgtgggatttataggcctttgatTTTTCCTAAATGGTTTTGCATCTGGCTTCAGTGGGACTTCATGCTGGAACAAATCCTCTCTGTATGCCTTGAGCAAAAACATGTATGTATTTTCTTAACAGATTGACCAATGCAGTTCTAATTTTTGGTGTAAGATTATTCCCAATGTAAACTTCTCTAGGATTGTTTTCACTTCCCAATTTTATTTTCTCCACTTCTTCGCAACTTCTAATGTTGGGCTTGAAATTTGCCATGTCTTTATTGTCAAACAACCTCTCTAGTTCCACCAGCCCTTTTGGAATCTTGTTTGTTTTAAGCTGGAGAATGTCTTTCTCGAATAGAGACCCCTTACCATtctcctcttccacatatgcattccaatccatgtgttggccctcatactgatcttcacaaaataagaacttcaaaaggtccctgtcatcatcaaatatctgctagttctttatgttatctggtactgcaggtctagtttttatttcaacttgggtaatgtcatcaaaaggaatatcattatgtttaattgctaGGTTATCCATAAAATCAGCTAAAATATTGTTAGATCTTTCAatccatgttatagaaaatgcatcaaaaaatccAATAGAGTCCCACACCTCATATTTGTAATTTCAAAGCCTTACATTTTTAGTAGCAAACTTTCCCTTACTTGAGATACAACtaactctgaatcaccataaactgttagtagTTTGATACCTTGTTTATTTTCTATTCTAAGACCTAACAAGAGTGCTTCATACTCAACAACATTGTTTGTACATTTAAAGGCTaacatgaaagaatatttgaatgatctcccattaggagaaataaaaaccacactagctccatttccttctttacttcaagcaccatcaaagtacattttccaaattttatcctAGTATTTTCAAGCTTATTAGTTTTGTATTGAATGGGTTTAGATATACTTACCTAAAATTTATCTATATCTGATTGGAGGAAACATGTTGTCTCATTTAGATCAACTTCTTCTATCAGGTAGAATGATCTTGGCTCTCTATCAATCCTTACATTTTCCCCTTTTACCAAGATGGTTgcatatgacagatccaactgaacacatCCCCCTACCAAATTTGACCATTTCCTTGATAGTAACATCCCATAATTTGGAGGCACTTGAACAACTGTGATATATGTTTTATATGATGCATCTGGGCAATGCTAGAAATTGAAACTCCACATTCTTCATAATTCCAACAACTAGGActgatctattatccatagcataacatttcccatagggAGTGTCTACATGCATCCCAAGTTCCTTCATGATATCTTCTAGCATTATGTTCACAACtacacctgaatctatcatacaattcttaaccattttattgttaatcaacaaggttagataaaaaggatcaacctgggtAAGATTCTTAGTGATAGAATTTCCCAAATAGACAACAGGTGGATCTCTTGGCCTATGATCATCTTTATTAACTTCAACAATGttagacaaaatcttgattgtttcatttttgtaATCAGGAAATTTCATTACTTTAAGCAAGGGCAAATATACTTTCACCTGCGATAAAGCTtgagacataaatgatccacaattCGAAAGTGGCTTACTAATTTGCTTCCTTTCAATAGGGTTTGTCAATTTGGGAGGTTCTATTTGTTTGAGTTTTTCTGTTGCACCTCCCTTTTCTTCGTTGGCGATGGTGTCTTTGTTTCCACTAGCtttaggaacctttgcaaatatcCTGGATGGCTTACCTTACTCTGGGCTCACTATTCTGTTTCTTAGCTGATAATTGCTTTTTTCCTATGCTATTGCTGCCACCGTATaagctttcttttcttcatctattAATTTTCTCAAGTAATGCACTGGCTCTTCATCATGGAACAATCTCCTCAAGGCTGGGGTGTCCACATCATCATCAGTGAAAACTTGTTGTATGTTGTACTATTGGCTTTGTCTCCTCCATTGCACATCTAATGACTGCTCATCCTTGGATGAATCCTCATCCCTATCCTAACATGGATATAATTAAAGTACATTCATTGTGGGCTCATACTCATCCTGATGgtccttttcttctacaaaaccTTGAGAAATCATACATTGTTCTACAATATGGGGTAAATTGCAgacttcacaccatggatattcctccacCAAATTGTTTACTTTCTTCAATGGGTCTGGAGTTTCTTTGTTTAGATTGGCATTCACTGGCTTACCATCTTTccagtttgtgttatatggcatttcGTGCAATCTTGGCCTATTATAGTTCATTGACTTGCTGCTTCTATATGGGGGTGACttctcattgtgattttgcttaccCTTCATATCTTTCAGCATGTCCATTATTTGGCTAAACTCATCCTTTTTTGTTTCTCTGGGATTATATAATTTTGGGTCATCTCCCTTGCCAATTCTCCGAGTAgcttttttgttattttcaatggTATTGGCTGTCTTAAATGCTTGTTGCAAGGTGGTAGTCTTATGAGATAGAATCTCATAGTGAGTCTtgctgtcaaaagcactcaaataaaagtcaataaaaaatgaatcaatagGCCTAATATCCCTTGGTATTCTATTAAGCACCTTATTAAACCTCTTATTAAATTCAAagtgattcattttgattcttatttatgcttgtcaactcatgagatgcaaatgaagtatcattatggTTTCCAAACTATTCCAAGAATTGTGTCACAAACTCCTGCTAGCTACCAATGCACCTGTCGGGAAGATTTTTGTACCACTCTCCTACATCCTCTGTTAGAGACCGAACACACAgtttcataaaaacatcttcataaGGGACTTGTAATTCTTCAATcgtattttttacatttattacatgttgtTCTGCAGAATCAGTTCCATTTCTTGTGAACTTAGGGATGGCTGACCTTAAATAATTTAAAATCTGATTTGGGTATCCAACTATCCCACTGAAATCCAATTTTTTAtacctttcaatggtcataggtggCCTGCCACCATAGTTGTTAGTTTGATAGTTTTTATTTCCTCTATTATTACCGTTATTTCCATTGTTTCCTCCACCACCATTTTGATTATTGTTATTTTCATTTCCATTGATTCCATTACCATTGTTGCCATAATTTCCATTATTACCACTGTTACCTCTATTATTACTTGCATTGTTGGTCCTATCTCTATTATTCCAGTTACCAGTAATTCCCCCACTGCTAGTTCTTCTTTCATCATTATGATTATTGCATTGTCTATTATTATACTGGCTTTTATTCTCATTGTAGGGTATATTTTTCCATTGATCCCTTCTTTCATAATTATTATCCAAAACATCAGACAATGGATTATTATAGATCCTAAATGGTTGTTCCATTTTCctcatgtgagggggactatacctagggTTTGTTAGTCTACTTCCCTCAcctcttccattttcttcttcaaccctGTTTGACTTAGGGCTTTGAATGATATCTCTTTCTAATCCGAGCTTCTACAATATCCAATctggttgtctcttaagagcctttgccactttggattcatctccatttaagtcagccattttaagtatgattgcaTCCCACTGCCTCTCCTCCTATTCCTTAGTAGTCAGGGTTTCATCATGGCCAtcattattatcttttgcatttaaggtatagaaaggattttcctccatatttttaaatttatcaccagatgaagagccatcctctctactaggaaacttcttataacccccaaatgccatacttggtattaatttcttttctttgtaCCTTTTATTTGGGCTCAACTGAACAAGGTTATCTTTTCCCTTATGTAGAGACCTTCTCCCCTGCATTAATCTTATTgataaattcctaggggtttctcttactttctcaaaataccatttattattcatgtattagatgtagagttgccacctcctaagaggagcAATATTTTTATTAATCTTCTGGGATCTTTCCTCCAGTAGAGTTTGAAAAAAACCACCAAAGATTCTGAACACTTCCTATGAcaactccccaatagagtcaccaatctgttggttaccaaaaccacagattggaaatcctagagcttttcCAAATCTCTTACTAATTTctcaatcaaccttggccaacgaataggaatggttgaagaccaaattcctctacactttaggctccactagacctaggtgggtataccttaatctccaaagaacaaagagacttctttatagtgaatttaaacttgtcaaattagctgtttgcaagaatggaaaaatgtttcctgcaactatgctttattatgtgtttTTTCATAATCAGTGGACGAATGCTTATAAAATAATGTTGTtagaaccttaagtaattatgaaaaaacaatactgatagaaataagaagtatgtttccctaaCAAGGACCTTATACACACTGGATTTACTCAcaaaaaactaacaatagaccagtgccttatctaacaatttatatgttacttagtggacgaatatttgcaatcaactttggagacagtttgaaaaacttacaaatatgcaagactatgaatgcaatggtttcattatgtgttgcaagaataacaaaaacaactttgtttcctacacaacaacatgtgatggcacactgcAACAAATCTTAACTAGATTTATCCAGacaacttgattcatcaacaccatgtaacataaaatgatctgaagataaagacaacaaatcttatatattaattttggaataaaaaggtatACAAAAGTAACAGactcacaggtacttcatgatattattgcttgcacaaaatgattttttatttctaCATACCTGCTTTACATAACACTACTATTCCCAACAAACAATTTGAAAGATAGGAGTTTTTTCAATTGTGTCCCCTtgtatacaaaaatgactccctatacatatgcaactcaaaagacacaaatgaaaggacacaccctttcattagtacaaactaaaaactaacaaaaacttaactaataactccctaattGCTATAACAACTagcaatattacaaaatatattataatttacaCAAATTAACTCTGGCCATCCATGACCAAGCCACATTTATGAATATGCCGAAGGTAGGCCTCTTCCTTGTAAGTGTTGGAGTTGAAGATGATATCCCACACTGCCATCTCTATAGTCACAAAGTTTTCCAACTAGTCCACTGTCTCTGCCATGTCCAAAGTGTCAGTCGATGCAATACCTAGGGAGGCATTAAGTAATGATTGACATTTTGTAATCCATGCATTCTTGTCCTTAATTTGTCATGTTTCATCCATCACTTTTGGAATACCGTACTGCACAATTTCCTGacaatcatcatattcaaccttcaagtctgcatcaaacttctcatgctTTTTCATCAGTCTCAAGATTTTCTCAATAATTGCATTGTCTGTCTGACCAACCTTCTTATCTTGTGGGAGCATATGTAATCTATCATAGATTCTTTTATTTGACATATTATTATCCATATTCTTCCGGTAAACTGTCCAGAagtcttcaagaactccatttaacttttcaaatctCTTTGACCGTAAGACACACATTGTGTCTGCCCttatgttatgcattttctctttcaacttcttgttttctttaggcAATTCCTCgcacttcttcttcaattttaactcatttgttatttggggtacaagcttgttggcattttttatgtttatgttgtgattgtcattgatggacatacacttgcattaagatcctctttatgtgtatgagtttgagcacaaccggtatttgttctaaccggtatgttgtattatagtctttagactattgatgttttgcagaatgtgtttccctgtctgaagcggcatgttgacctcaagcgataCGAGGatttaaagtggcataacacatttttaccagtcttcattattgtcaaaccgacaaccgacattttgtatgaactggtaatccttgtgatgagttaccatccaccgattgtttgacggtgccgacactgtaGTGATGCTTTCTGTGACATACTACCTaatatgtctaggttcattgaacctaggaaattgtgatgtaatcctattggaccgacatgaaatcagtttcctttataaggacatcatgtctagggttttaggttgttgatgttgttgttgttgcgatagttgatattgcggctagggcgtaaggtggttgaagagttggagagaatatgaatgtgtagaagactgaagtaatgctgaa
This window harbors:
- the LOC131049055 gene encoding uncharacterized protein LOC131049055, which translates into the protein MEQPFRIYNNPLSDVLDNNYERRDQWKNIPYNENKSQYNNRQCNNHNDERRTSSGGITGNWNNRDRTNNASNNRGNSGNNGNYGNNGNGINGNENNNNQNGGGGNNGNNGNNRGNKNYQTNNYGGRPPMTIERYKKLDFSGIVGYPNQILNYLRSAIPKFTRNGTDSAEQHVINVKNTIEELQVPYEDVFMKLCVRSLTEDVGEWYKNLPDSKTHYEILSHKTTTLQQAFKTANTIENNKKATRRIGKGDDPKLYNPRETKKDEFSQIMDMLKDMKGKQNHNEKSPPYRSSKSMNYNRPRLHEMPYNTNWKDGKPVNANLNKETPDPLKKVNNLVEEYPWCEVCNLPHIVEQCMISQGFVEEKDHQDEYEPTMNVL